The Sporosarcina sp. Te-1 DNA window TGCAGAGGACCAGCTTGAAACGGTCATTATGCAGTTGTCCAAAGGAAGTGTTCCTATAGGGATGCGTGATGCAAGAGCTGTACAAGGGGGTATGCTCATTAGGCCGTTCATGACGGTGGATAAGTTGGAAATTCGCTCTTATATTGAAAAGTTTGGAGTTGAGCATCGCGAAGACCCGAGCAATGCCAGTGATAAGTATACCCGCAATTATCTCAGGCATCATGCGGTGCCGCCCATACTGAAAACGAATCACATGGCAGCAGCTAACTCGGTCCGGATGACGGAAAGCCTGCAGGAGGATGATGCCTTGTTGAGCGACCTGGCCAACGAGGCGTTTTCCCGGTTGCTTTCATTGACAGCTGAGTGTCTTCCATCCTTTGAAATAAAGCATTTTGCCAGTATGCACCCTGCTTTACAAAAAAGGATGATTCCTCTACTATTAAATTATCTTTATCGTGGAGAAGAAATACCTGTCGAGTACAGTGGAGCACTTGTCGAGCAGCTCCTGCGCCAATTGCAGACGGATGCTGGAAATGCGGAACTCCATCTTCCTGGAGGGTATCTTTGCATAAGGGAATATGGAGTCGTACGGTTTGAAAAAAGCGTCAAGGAGCCGGAGCCCGATCCGCCAAAGATACTGCTGAAAGGTGTCTGGACGCGATGGGGGAAACAGTGCTTCTATTGGAATGCAGTCTCGGCAGCCGGTTTGCCGTCTACCGATGAATATGATGAGCGCATGTATTTTACGCTGCCCGTCACGGACTTTCCGCTTTTTGTAAGAGCCAGGAAAGATGGTGACCGGATCTGGTTGAAGGGAATGCCCAAGCCGAAGCGATTATCCCGCTTGTTCATCGACGAAAAGGTAGCTGCACAGAAAAGGGATAGGCTCCCTATTATTGTGACGGCAGATGACGAAGTTTGCGCAGTGCCGGGCGTTCGTTATGGAAAGTTGTTTTCCCGGCAGGCAAATGGGGAAGAGTATGTATTCATGGTGAAACCAGTTGGCAAATATTATGGTCCCGATGAGGAATTGGCGGGTACATAAGTCCCTTCACTTCA harbors:
- the tilS gene encoding tRNA lysidine(34) synthetase TilS — its product is MDKFERKVMEYIERRSLIGRGDRILVACSGGVDSVGLLLFLAKQRHFLDIELVAVHVDHMLRGEESKEDGVYVKELCTRFEIPFYGGQVPVPELIGKEGGNVQDVCRKGRYGYFAKVMAEGGYTKLAVAHHAEDQLETVIMQLSKGSVPIGMRDARAVQGGMLIRPFMTVDKLEIRSYIEKFGVEHREDPSNASDKYTRNYLRHHAVPPILKTNHMAAANSVRMTESLQEDDALLSDLANEAFSRLLSLTAECLPSFEIKHFASMHPALQKRMIPLLLNYLYRGEEIPVEYSGALVEQLLRQLQTDAGNAELHLPGGYLCIREYGVVRFEKSVKEPEPDPPKILLKGVWTRWGKQCFYWNAVSAAGLPSTDEYDERMYFTLPVTDFPLFVRARKDGDRIWLKGMPKPKRLSRLFIDEKVAAQKRDRLPIIVTADDEVCAVPGVRYGKLFSRQANGEEYVFMVKPVGKYYGPDEELAGT